Proteins co-encoded in one Bradyrhizobium sp. 170 genomic window:
- a CDS encoding ABC transporter permease, with protein sequence MAALGATVIRAGRRFLSSLPALFGVLVFTFLLMRVLPGDPAVFFASGPNAGKEEIEVIRKQMGLNKPVPEQLMLYLYDVGSGNLGRSMMTGQLVTKDLRERLPASLELTFTALLIALLSAVPLGVLAALRPGSIIDHSVRFFCALGVCVPTFVSGLLLIYVFYYLLGLAPDPTGRVDIFASLPPRRTGFLLIDFLLAGDFDGWWAAFRQLILPALSMALFVVAPLARITRASMLVSLGSDFVRTARSVGLPWWRVVVTYALRNAILPVITIAGIVFSTMLGANVLVEKVFSWPGVASYALDALLSSDYAPVQGFVLLMATVFVIVNLLVDILYGIADPRVTIG encoded by the coding sequence ATGGCGGCCCTTGGAGCAACGGTGATACGGGCGGGCAGGCGCTTCCTGTCTTCGCTGCCAGCGCTCTTTGGCGTGCTCGTCTTCACCTTCCTCTTGATGCGGGTGCTGCCGGGCGATCCGGCGGTGTTCTTCGCGTCCGGGCCGAATGCCGGCAAGGAGGAGATCGAGGTCATCCGCAAGCAGATGGGCCTCAACAAGCCGGTGCCGGAACAACTGATGCTGTATCTCTATGATGTCGGCAGCGGCAATCTCGGCAGATCGATGATGACCGGACAGTTGGTCACCAAAGATCTCCGCGAGCGGCTACCGGCCTCACTGGAACTCACCTTCACGGCGCTGCTGATCGCGTTGCTGTCGGCGGTACCGCTCGGTGTGCTCGCCGCCCTGAGACCGGGCTCCATCATCGATCACAGCGTGCGGTTTTTCTGCGCGCTCGGCGTCTGCGTACCGACGTTCGTTTCGGGGCTGTTGCTGATCTATGTCTTCTATTACCTGCTCGGGCTCGCGCCTGACCCGACCGGCCGGGTCGATATCTTTGCGTCACTGCCGCCAAGACGGACCGGCTTCCTGCTGATCGACTTCCTGCTCGCAGGCGATTTCGACGGATGGTGGGCCGCCTTCAGGCAACTGATCCTGCCGGCGCTGAGCATGGCGCTGTTCGTGGTGGCGCCGCTGGCGCGCATCACGCGGGCCTCGATGCTGGTCTCGCTCGGCAGCGATTTCGTGCGCACCGCGCGTTCCGTGGGCCTTCCCTGGTGGCGGGTCGTCGTCACTTATGCGCTAAGGAATGCCATCCTGCCGGTCATCACCATCGCAGGCATCGTGTTCTCGACCATGCTCGGCGCCAATGTCCTGGTGGAGAAGGTGTTCTCCTGGCCAGGCGTTGCCTCCTATGCGCTCGATGCGTTGCTCTCTTCCGATTATGCGCCGGTACAGGGTTTTGTGCTGCTGATGGCCACCGTGTTTGTGATCGTCAATCTCTTGGTGGATATCCTTTATGGCATCGCCGATCCACGGGTGACAATCGGATGA
- the hydA gene encoding dihydropyrimidinase, producing MTEPAYDLLIRGGRVATASDVFEADVAISGETIAAIGRGLPGARREIDARGKLVLPGGVDSHAHIEQLSAAGIVNADTFESATVSAAFGGTTTVIPFAAQHVGMKLPQVLEEYHALAEKGAVIDYAFHMIIADPTKETLEKDLPALIKQGHGSIKIFMTYDRLKIDDEPLLDILLAARDGGAMLCAHAENHGIISWMVKRLLARGYTDPKYHAISHARVSEAEAFNRLIGMAALIDQPIMIFHVSTAEGAKVIRDARGQGLKVFAETCPQYLFLTADDLDKPGVEGAKWMCSPPPRRAADQEALWQALALGDLQTVSSDHAPYRFDETGKLRAGPNPNFKQVANGLPGLEVRLPLLFDAMVSGGRLGLEKFVELTATAPAKIYNLHPRKGSIAVGADADIAIWDPQREVTLSDAMMHDLAGYTPFAGRKLRGWPVTVLSRGRVIVADGKRSVEAGSGRFLPRAGGEAAKPTGRLMPDMDPEQNFGATLL from the coding sequence CGCAAGCGACGTGTTCGAGGCCGACGTCGCCATTTCCGGTGAGACCATCGCCGCCATCGGCCGCGGGCTGCCGGGCGCGCGGCGGGAGATCGACGCGCGGGGCAAGCTGGTGCTGCCCGGCGGGGTCGACAGCCACGCCCATATCGAGCAGCTGTCGGCCGCGGGTATCGTGAACGCCGATACGTTCGAGAGCGCGACCGTCTCGGCAGCCTTCGGCGGCACCACCACCGTGATCCCGTTCGCGGCCCAGCACGTCGGCATGAAGCTGCCGCAGGTGCTGGAGGAGTATCACGCACTCGCGGAAAAGGGCGCCGTCATCGACTATGCCTTTCACATGATCATCGCCGATCCGACTAAGGAGACACTGGAGAAAGATCTGCCGGCGTTGATCAAGCAGGGTCATGGCTCGATCAAGATCTTCATGACCTATGATCGCCTGAAAATCGACGACGAGCCGCTGCTCGATATTCTGCTTGCGGCGCGCGACGGCGGCGCGATGCTCTGCGCGCATGCCGAGAACCACGGCATCATTTCCTGGATGGTGAAGCGGCTGCTGGCGCGCGGCTATACCGATCCCAAATATCACGCCATCAGCCACGCCCGCGTCTCGGAAGCGGAGGCCTTCAACCGGCTGATCGGCATGGCCGCGCTGATCGACCAGCCGATCATGATTTTTCACGTGTCGACCGCCGAGGGCGCCAAGGTGATCCGCGACGCGCGCGGGCAGGGGCTGAAAGTGTTCGCGGAAACCTGCCCGCAATATCTTTTTCTCACCGCCGACGATCTCGACAAGCCCGGCGTGGAAGGTGCCAAATGGATGTGCAGCCCTCCGCCGCGTCGCGCCGCCGACCAGGAAGCGCTGTGGCAGGCGCTTGCACTCGGTGATCTCCAGACCGTTTCGTCCGATCATGCGCCGTACCGGTTCGACGAAACGGGCAAACTGCGCGCCGGCCCCAATCCCAATTTCAAGCAGGTGGCAAACGGTCTGCCTGGCCTCGAAGTTCGCTTGCCGCTGCTGTTCGACGCCATGGTGTCCGGGGGCCGCCTGGGGCTCGAAAAATTCGTCGAACTGACCGCGACCGCGCCGGCAAAGATCTACAATTTGCATCCGCGCAAGGGCTCGATCGCGGTCGGCGCCGATGCGGATATCGCGATCTGGGACCCGCAGCGAGAGGTCACGCTCAGCGACGCGATGATGCACGACCTCGCGGGCTATACGCCCTTCGCCGGCCGCAAGTTGCGAGGCTGGCCGGTCACGGTGCTGTCGCGCGGGCGCGTCATCGTGGCGGACGGAAAACGTTCGGTCGAAGCAGGCTCGGGCCGCTTCCTTCCGCGCGCGGGAGGCGAGGCGGCGAAACCGACTGGGCGCCTGATGCCGGACATGGATCCCGAGCAGAATTTCGGCGCGACCCTGCTGTGA
- a CDS encoding NAD(P)/FAD-dependent oxidoreductase codes for MNSALIALESQVRADLAKTAHPNAAWLTPKFGPDDRPALDVLVVGAGQSGLATAFGLKRSQVSNILVLDKSEEGKEGPWLTYARMHTLRSPKHFTGPDLDIPSLTYQSWHEARFGEENWRNLDLISRELWAEYLLWFRRVVDLPVRNGCEVIEISPAAGGLLAAKVQSADGVDIVFARKIVLATGQEGMGDWTVPEPLRHLPSSICAHAAQSIDFTRLRGKQVAVIGAGASAFDNAATALEAGAAEVDLFCRRAEIQVIQPYRWLTFRGFLRHFCDLDDAWRWRFMRAVLEMREGFPQATYDRCAHHANFHLQEGAPIEAAKATARGVELQTPRGVYAADFVICGTGIDMNFAGRPELRNCAANIATWADRYQPPPDERSPRLGRFPYLADDYALVERAAGETPWIADIHVFAIASTMSFGASGSSINAMTTAVPKLVHGLTRGLFRADIERHWASFKTYDVPQAIVARQTPATSEER; via the coding sequence ATGAATAGCGCCCTTATCGCTCTCGAATCTCAGGTTCGCGCCGATCTTGCCAAGACCGCGCATCCGAATGCCGCGTGGCTTACTCCAAAATTCGGGCCGGACGACAGGCCGGCGCTGGACGTGCTCGTGGTGGGCGCCGGACAATCGGGGCTCGCGACGGCGTTCGGGCTGAAGCGCTCGCAAGTGAGCAACATCCTCGTGCTCGACAAGTCCGAGGAGGGAAAAGAAGGGCCGTGGCTGACCTATGCCCGGATGCACACGCTGCGCAGTCCGAAGCATTTCACCGGGCCTGATCTTGATATCCCGAGCCTGACCTACCAGTCCTGGCACGAGGCGCGCTTCGGCGAGGAGAATTGGCGGAATCTCGACCTGATTTCGCGCGAGCTTTGGGCGGAATATCTGCTCTGGTTCAGGCGCGTCGTGGACCTGCCGGTGCGCAATGGTTGCGAGGTCATCGAGATTTCGCCTGCGGCAGGTGGGTTGCTCGCGGCCAAGGTGCAGAGCGCTGATGGCGTCGACATTGTCTTTGCACGGAAGATTGTGCTGGCGACGGGGCAGGAAGGCATGGGCGACTGGACCGTTCCGGAGCCGCTGCGTCATCTGCCGTCATCGATTTGTGCGCATGCGGCGCAGTCGATCGACTTCACCCGCTTGCGCGGCAAACAGGTTGCGGTGATCGGCGCCGGCGCCTCGGCCTTCGACAATGCCGCCACAGCACTGGAAGCAGGCGCGGCCGAGGTGGATCTGTTCTGCCGCAGGGCGGAGATCCAGGTGATCCAGCCCTACCGTTGGCTCACCTTCCGTGGCTTCCTTCGACATTTTTGCGATCTGGATGATGCCTGGCGCTGGCGCTTCATGCGCGCCGTTCTGGAGATGCGCGAGGGTTTCCCGCAAGCGACCTACGATCGCTGTGCCCACCACGCCAATTTTCATCTGCAGGAGGGCGCGCCGATCGAAGCCGCCAAGGCAACGGCTCGCGGTGTCGAATTGCAGACACCGAGGGGCGTGTACGCAGCCGACTTCGTGATTTGCGGCACGGGGATCGACATGAATTTTGCAGGCCGGCCCGAGCTGCGAAACTGCGCCGCCAACATCGCGACCTGGGCCGACCGCTACCAGCCGCCGCCGGACGAGCGCAGTCCGCGGCTCGGTCGCTTTCCCTATCTCGCTGACGACTACGCGCTGGTGGAGCGCGCCGCCGGCGAAACACCGTGGATCGCGGACATTCATGTCTTCGCGATCGCCTCCACCATGAGTTTTGGTGCTTCGGGCTCATCGATCAATGCGATGACCACGGCGGTGCCGAAGCTGGTGCATGGGTTGACACGCGGCCTGTTTCGCGCGGACATCGAACGGCACTGGGCTTCGTTCAAGACGTATGACGTGCCCCAAGCCATCGTCGCGCGGCAAACGCCAGCTACCAGCGAGGAACGATGA
- a CDS encoding ABC transporter substrate-binding protein yields the protein MSVTGSRRLLAVVASVAVSLAAGSVQAQTRSETLRYVTGASVNTLDPNIPGSTREAFAVSLSTYDRLVSFGRKQLNGKWVFDLGKITGELAESYEVSPDGLKMTFRLRKDAKFQDGTPVTAEDVKWSLDRVVTAPVLGKAQLLTGSMTSADQFKVIDPLTIEVTLPKPDKLALPNLATVYPIIFNSKVAKAHATADDPWALAWLKENTAGSGAYKIETFKPGEQVIMARNEAWNRGTADKSASFKRVIVQSVPEPATRANLVERGDADLVIDLQASDVQSLEAKGKLKVTSTPQYNAVTFVSMNNQIPPFDNVNVRRAIAFALPYDDMFKAALFSRGSPLFGASWADGKPTSGAYPIPQPVKLDLEKAKEYLKAAGVPDGFSTTFSFNVGQASTAEPMAALVKESLAKIGIKVDIQKLPDAQMSTQINEKKLPFFTEGIVAWLPSTDYFYRNFYTGNQRWNYSSINNPELVEIAQKARFEPDATKYEEDGVKLNAIHFSEIPQIPLWQPSQDAVMASSVEGYTYQFHRQVDYRDLNRK from the coding sequence ATGAGCGTTACAGGATCCAGGCGTCTGCTCGCGGTGGTTGCCTCCGTTGCGGTTTCACTGGCCGCCGGATCGGTGCAGGCGCAAACGCGCTCCGAAACGTTGCGCTACGTGACCGGGGCATCGGTCAACACACTCGACCCGAATATCCCGGGATCGACCCGCGAAGCTTTTGCGGTGAGTCTGAGTACTTACGACCGGCTGGTTTCCTTCGGCCGCAAACAACTCAACGGCAAGTGGGTGTTTGATCTCGGCAAGATCACGGGAGAACTGGCGGAGTCCTATGAAGTCAGCCCGGACGGGTTGAAGATGACATTCCGCCTGCGCAAGGACGCCAAGTTCCAGGACGGCACGCCGGTCACGGCGGAAGACGTCAAATGGTCGCTTGACCGGGTCGTCACCGCGCCGGTCCTCGGCAAGGCGCAACTCCTCACGGGATCGATGACGTCAGCCGACCAGTTCAAGGTGATCGATCCCCTGACCATCGAGGTGACACTGCCGAAGCCGGACAAGCTTGCGCTTCCCAATCTCGCCACCGTCTATCCCATCATCTTCAACTCCAAGGTCGCCAAGGCGCATGCGACGGCGGACGATCCCTGGGCACTGGCATGGTTGAAGGAGAACACGGCCGGCAGCGGCGCCTACAAGATCGAGACCTTCAAGCCGGGTGAACAGGTCATCATGGCGCGCAACGAGGCCTGGAATCGCGGCACGGCCGACAAGTCAGCGTCCTTCAAGCGCGTCATCGTGCAGTCGGTACCGGAGCCGGCGACGCGCGCCAATCTGGTCGAACGCGGTGACGCCGATCTCGTCATCGACCTGCAGGCGAGCGACGTCCAGTCGCTCGAGGCAAAGGGCAAGCTGAAGGTGACCTCGACGCCCCAATACAACGCCGTCACCTTCGTCTCGATGAACAATCAGATCCCGCCCTTCGATAACGTCAACGTGCGTCGCGCCATCGCCTTTGCGCTGCCCTATGACGACATGTTCAAGGCGGCGCTGTTCAGCCGCGGGTCGCCGCTGTTCGGCGCATCATGGGCAGATGGCAAACCAACGAGTGGCGCCTATCCGATCCCGCAGCCCGTGAAACTCGACCTCGAGAAGGCCAAGGAATATCTGAAGGCGGCAGGCGTGCCCGACGGCTTCTCGACCACGTTCAGCTTCAATGTCGGCCAGGCTTCGACCGCCGAACCGATGGCGGCCCTGGTGAAGGAATCGCTCGCCAAGATCGGCATCAAGGTTGATATCCAGAAGCTGCCGGATGCCCAGATGTCGACGCAGATCAATGAGAAGAAGCTGCCCTTCTTCACCGAGGGCATCGTCGCCTGGCTGCCGTCGACCGACTACTTCTACCGCAATTTTTACACCGGCAATCAGCGCTGGAACTACTCATCAATCAACAATCCGGAACTGGTGGAGATCGCGCAGAAGGCCCGTTTCGAACCCGATGCTACCAAGTATGAGGAGGACGGCGTCAAGCTCAACGCGATCCATTTCAGCGAGATACCGCAGATACCGCTCTGGCAGCCCAGCCAGGACGCCGTGATGGCGTCCTCGGTCGAGGGCTACACCTACCAGTTCCACCGCCAGGTCGATTATCGCGATCTCAATCGCAAGTAA
- a CDS encoding NAD(P)-dependent oxidoreductase: MRILVFGGTGFVGLNIASALLSRGHVVTVFDRAGLPPDARKDLASHGDRLTAIEGDVTDSKAVESVIAAGYDAIILGAAITAGPEREASDPESILRVNLLAQTPILIAARSRGVKRIINLSSAAAYGASAFRNALLDEETPCDPASLYAITKFASEKVAARLAGHWQQEIISVRLSAVFGPWERSNDVRDTPSPQAQILAAMQEGYEAVLSRPGVRDWIYAMDVAEAVTLLIEAARPKHQLYNISTGVEWSALQWGQELAALHSGFACRLTDADEVATVDLHSPVDRAPLSVARMAEEFGWRARFGCTDSAADLSRWWSEHRGKT; this comes from the coding sequence ATGAGAATCCTTGTCTTCGGCGGCACCGGTTTCGTCGGGCTCAATATCGCTTCGGCACTGCTGTCACGCGGTCACGTGGTGACAGTGTTCGACCGCGCCGGCTTGCCGCCTGACGCAAGAAAGGATCTTGCCTCTCACGGTGATCGGCTGACGGCTATCGAGGGCGATGTCACGGATAGTAAAGCCGTGGAGAGCGTGATCGCCGCTGGTTATGACGCCATCATTCTGGGAGCCGCGATCACCGCCGGACCGGAGCGGGAGGCGAGCGATCCCGAGTCCATTCTGCGAGTAAACCTGTTGGCTCAGACGCCGATCCTGATCGCAGCGCGAAGCCGCGGCGTTAAACGCATCATCAATCTGTCGTCCGCGGCAGCCTACGGTGCGAGCGCATTCCGGAACGCGCTGCTCGATGAAGAGACGCCCTGCGATCCGGCCTCACTCTACGCCATTACCAAATTCGCTTCCGAGAAGGTCGCTGCGCGTCTGGCCGGTCACTGGCAGCAGGAGATCATCAGCGTGCGGCTGAGCGCGGTGTTCGGACCGTGGGAGCGAAGCAACGACGTGCGCGACACGCCAAGCCCGCAGGCGCAGATTCTGGCCGCGATGCAAGAGGGGTACGAGGCCGTTTTATCGCGTCCGGGCGTCAGGGACTGGATCTATGCCATGGATGTCGCGGAGGCTGTGACATTGCTGATCGAGGCCGCGAGGCCGAAGCATCAGCTCTATAACATTTCAACCGGCGTGGAATGGTCCGCGCTGCAATGGGGCCAGGAGTTGGCCGCGTTGCACTCGGGCTTTGCTTGTCGGTTGACTGATGCCGATGAGGTGGCAACGGTCGATCTGCATAGTCCAGTCGACCGAGCACCGCTGTCAGTCGCGCGCATGGCAGAAGAGTTCGGCTGGCGCGCGCGGTTCGGCTGCACGGACTCGGCTGCCGATCTGAGCCGCTGGTGGAGCGAGCATCGAGGGAAAACCTGA
- a CDS encoding SDR family oxidoreductase → MRLTGRTAIVTGAGSGIGRASAVLFAKEGAFIALVDRDRTGLQETLAAIEGAKGEASLHVGDVSEANFAKDIVGDVKARRDRLDVLMAAAGFSCGGTVLNTDPADWDAVFRTNVGGTWLWSRAVVPEMQRQGSGSIITLASQLAIAGGKGNSAYIAAKGAIISLTRTMALDFAADGIRVNAIAPGAIDTPMLRRSFARHADPEPVREASRTRHAMKRFGKAEEVAEAALHLASDASSFTTGTVMVVDGGWLAA, encoded by the coding sequence ATGAGACTGACAGGGCGGACCGCGATCGTGACCGGGGCCGGTTCCGGTATTGGCCGGGCCAGTGCGGTGCTTTTCGCGAAGGAAGGTGCCTTCATTGCGCTGGTCGATCGCGACCGCACCGGCTTGCAGGAGACGCTGGCGGCGATCGAGGGCGCCAAAGGCGAAGCGTCGCTCCATGTCGGCGATGTCAGCGAGGCCAATTTCGCGAAAGACATCGTGGGCGATGTCAAGGCGCGGCGCGACCGCCTCGACGTGTTGATGGCTGCCGCCGGCTTTTCCTGCGGAGGAACGGTGCTGAACACCGATCCAGCCGATTGGGACGCAGTGTTCCGCACCAATGTCGGCGGCACCTGGCTTTGGTCGCGCGCGGTGGTGCCGGAGATGCAGCGGCAGGGCAGCGGCTCGATCATCACGCTGGCCTCGCAGCTCGCGATCGCCGGCGGGAAGGGTAACAGCGCCTATATCGCCGCGAAGGGGGCGATCATCAGCCTGACCCGGACAATGGCGCTGGATTTCGCTGCGGATGGAATCCGCGTCAATGCGATTGCGCCGGGTGCCATCGACACACCGATGCTGCGGCGCAGTTTTGCCCGTCACGCCGACCCTGAGCCGGTGCGCGAGGCGTCGCGCACCCGCCATGCCATGAAACGCTTTGGCAAAGCGGAGGAGGTGGCCGAGGCCGCGCTGCATCTTGCCAGCGATGCGTCGTCCTTTACGACCGGCACCGTGATGGTGGTCGATGGCGGTTGGCTCGCGGCATGA